The following coding sequences lie in one Maribacter forsetii DSM 18668 genomic window:
- a CDS encoding DUF3078 domain-containing protein has translation MKIMVSKSHKLILPLLLLVTTLFFGQDTIPAPIIVDSVTVDSIAIDTIVIRRTVDKIYTPKKDVNLQIPNIDFNKTKTLQKGFKRFRVPSFWETENSFGINISEVAFVNWNAGGDNAISGLGFLKFARKYKFSNFQWENNLELRYGLNAQEGQKLRKTEDVIRLTSNLGFKKENTSRWFYSVQLNFNTQFSNGYTYPDRDTPISRFMAPGYLLFGAGTSFITKDEKFNLYLSPLTQKSTFVLDQDLADNGAFGVEEAILDADGNVITPGKNHLLELGILITNNLNYNIADNVELKSRLNLYTDYTKSFGNVDVDWELTLNMKVNKFISTNLGTQMIYDDDILFDVVKNDNGTIVNAGVPKIQFKQVLGVGILYGF, from the coding sequence ATGAAAATAATGGTTTCAAAATCGCATAAACTAATACTTCCGTTACTTCTCTTGGTAACCACATTATTTTTTGGTCAAGACACCATACCGGCGCCAATAATTGTAGATAGTGTAACTGTAGACAGCATAGCTATTGACACTATTGTAATTCGTAGAACGGTAGATAAAATCTATACGCCAAAAAAAGATGTCAACCTTCAAATACCGAATATAGATTTTAATAAAACCAAGACCTTACAAAAAGGTTTTAAACGTTTTAGAGTGCCTTCATTCTGGGAAACAGAAAATAGCTTTGGTATTAATATAAGTGAAGTAGCATTTGTAAACTGGAATGCCGGTGGTGACAATGCCATTAGCGGATTAGGATTTCTAAAATTTGCCAGAAAATATAAGTTCAGTAATTTTCAGTGGGAAAATAATTTAGAATTACGCTACGGATTAAATGCGCAAGAAGGGCAAAAACTTAGAAAAACAGAAGATGTCATTCGTTTAACCTCTAACCTTGGCTTTAAAAAAGAAAATACCAGTAGGTGGTTTTATTCTGTGCAGCTAAATTTCAACACACAGTTTTCTAACGGTTACACCTACCCCGACAGAGACACGCCCATTTCAAGATTTATGGCGCCCGGTTATTTATTATTTGGTGCGGGTACCTCTTTTATCACAAAAGATGAAAAATTCAACCTTTACCTATCCCCTTTAACCCAAAAATCTACCTTCGTTTTAGATCAAGATTTAGCAGACAATGGGGCTTTCGGTGTAGAAGAAGCCATTTTAGATGCAGATGGTAATGTAATCACCCCGGGTAAGAATCATTTATTGGAACTTGGTATTCTAATCACCAATAATCTCAATTATAATATTGCAGACAATGTTGAGCTAAAAAGCAGATTGAACCTATATACCGATTATACTAAAAGCTTTGGTAATGTAGATGTTGATTGGGAGCTTACCCTTAATATGAAGGTGAATAAATTCATAAGCACCAATTTAGGAACCCAAATGATCTACGATGACGATATTCTATTTGACGTTGTCAAAAACGATAACGGCACTATTGTGAATGCCGGTGTACCCAAAATTCAGTTCAAACAAGTATTAGGAGTAGGTATTCTATACGGCTTCTAA
- a CDS encoding toxin-antitoxin system YwqK family antitoxin, translating into MKKILIIAVMALSLGAYAQVDPTFEKEGDKVKATYFHANGEKSQEGYFLNEKLEGEWKMFNEKGDKIAMGNYENGIRTGKWLFWEGDVQSEVSFDNNRIASVSKANTKDPVVSNK; encoded by the coding sequence ATGAAAAAAATCTTAATTATAGCCGTAATGGCATTGTCTTTAGGAGCATATGCTCAAGTTGATCCTACTTTTGAAAAAGAAGGAGATAAAGTAAAAGCTACTTACTTTCACGCAAATGGAGAAAAGTCTCAAGAAGGATACTTTTTAAATGAGAAGTTAGAAGGTGAATGGAAAATGTTCAATGAAAAAGGAGATAAAATTGCTATGGGTAACTATGAGAACGGTATTAGAACCGGTAAGTGGTTATTCTGGGAGGGTGATGTACAAAGCGAAGTAAGTTTTGATAATAACAGAATTGCAAGTGTATCTAAAGCAAACACAAAAGATCCTGTTGTTAGTAATAAATAA
- a CDS encoding carboxypeptidase-like regulatory domain-containing protein — protein sequence MKKLYILFALMICSLSFAQETSSIKGKILDGEFFNEPLLMASVTLDNAAHSTQTNFRGNFEFNDLTAGTHNMLVQFVGYEPIHLEITLKEGEQAEILETLNAKRPVLPSTTNVSSTSESTLSSLKLAVNKTRQ from the coding sequence ATGAAGAAATTATATATTCTATTCGCTTTAATGATTTGTTCTTTGTCTTTTGCACAAGAGACTAGCTCTATTAAAGGTAAAATTTTAGACGGTGAGTTTTTCAATGAGCCATTACTAATGGCTTCAGTAACGTTAGACAACGCTGCTCATTCTACACAAACGAATTTTAGAGGCAATTTTGAATTTAACGACCTAACAGCTGGAACGCATAATATGTTAGTACAATTCGTAGGATATGAACCAATACATTTAGAAATTACGCTTAAAGAAGGTGAGCAAGCTGAAATTTTAGAAACATTAAATGCTAAACGTCCGGTATTACCTTCTACCACTAATGTTAGTTCCACTTCAGAATCTACATTAAGTTCGCTAAAATTAGCTGTTAACAAAACGAGACAATAA
- the aspS gene encoding aspartate--tRNA ligase — MYRSHSCGELRESHIGETVTLSGWVSKTRDKGFVVWVDIRDRYGITQLVLDEDRTNAELLEQARNLGREFVIQIKGEVIERASKNANIPTGNIEVLVSELTILNESKTPPFTIENETDGGEDLRMKYRYLDIRRNPVKNNLIFRSKVTMEVRKFLSGEGFIEVETPYLIKSTPEGARDFVVPSRMNEGQFYALPQSPQTFKQLLMVGGMDKYFQIVKCFRDEDLRADRQPEFTQIDCEMAFVEQEDILNVFENLTKYLLKEVNGVEIDSFPRMTYDDAMAKYGNDKPDIRFGMEFAELNAIAQHKEFGVFNSSELVVGIAVPGAASYTRKELDALVNWVKRPQIGANGMVYVKCNEDGSFKSTVDKFYDQDDLAKWAEATGAKPGDLICVLSGDANKTRTQLSALRMEMATRLGLRKPNEFAPLWVVDFPLLELDEETGHYHAMHHPFTSPKPGQLELLDTDPGAVRANAYDLVLNGNEIGGGSIRIHDKDMQATMFKHLGFTPEEAKAQFGFLMDAFQYGAPPHGGLAFGLDRLVSILGGQETIRDFIAFPKNNSGRDVMIDAPAPIDNEQLKELNLKLDIQE, encoded by the coding sequence ATGTATAGAAGCCATTCCTGCGGGGAATTAAGAGAATCACATATTGGCGAAACAGTTACCCTTTCTGGGTGGGTTTCCAAAACAAGAGACAAAGGTTTTGTTGTTTGGGTAGATATACGTGATCGTTATGGTATTACACAACTAGTTCTTGATGAAGACCGTACCAATGCAGAACTTTTAGAGCAAGCTAGAAATCTAGGAAGAGAGTTTGTTATTCAAATTAAAGGTGAGGTTATTGAAAGAGCTTCCAAAAACGCAAACATCCCAACGGGTAATATTGAAGTTTTGGTATCCGAATTAACCATTTTAAACGAATCTAAGACTCCGCCGTTCACTATAGAGAACGAAACTGATGGTGGAGAAGACCTACGTATGAAATATAGGTATTTAGACATCCGTAGAAATCCTGTAAAAAACAACCTTATTTTTAGAAGTAAGGTAACCATGGAAGTTCGTAAATTTTTATCGGGCGAAGGCTTTATAGAAGTAGAGACTCCGTATTTAATAAAATCTACACCAGAAGGTGCTAGAGATTTCGTGGTACCTAGCCGTATGAACGAAGGGCAGTTTTACGCCCTACCACAATCGCCACAAACCTTTAAGCAGTTGCTAATGGTGGGTGGTATGGATAAATACTTTCAGATTGTAAAGTGTTTTAGAGATGAAGATTTACGTGCCGATAGACAGCCAGAGTTTACACAGATAGATTGTGAAATGGCCTTTGTTGAGCAAGAAGATATACTTAACGTATTCGAGAACTTGACCAAGTACCTTTTAAAAGAAGTGAATGGTGTTGAAATCGATTCTTTCCCGAGAATGACGTATGATGATGCTATGGCTAAATACGGTAACGATAAGCCAGATATTCGTTTTGGAATGGAGTTCGCTGAATTAAACGCTATTGCACAGCATAAAGAATTTGGAGTTTTCAATTCATCTGAACTAGTAGTTGGTATTGCCGTACCAGGTGCTGCTTCTTATACTAGAAAAGAGTTAGATGCCTTGGTAAACTGGGTTAAGCGCCCACAAATTGGTGCTAACGGAATGGTTTACGTAAAATGCAATGAAGATGGAAGCTTTAAATCTACCGTAGATAAATTCTACGACCAGGACGATTTAGCAAAATGGGCAGAAGCAACAGGCGCCAAACCAGGTGATCTTATATGTGTACTTTCTGGTGATGCCAATAAAACAAGAACACAGTTAAGTGCCTTACGTATGGAAATGGCAACTAGACTAGGATTAAGAAAACCAAACGAATTTGCACCATTATGGGTAGTAGATTTCCCATTGTTGGAGCTTGATGAAGAAACTGGTCATTACCATGCCATGCACCACCCATTTACATCACCAAAACCAGGTCAGTTAGAATTACTGGATACTGACCCAGGTGCTGTACGTGCAAATGCATACGATTTGGTATTGAACGGAAACGAAATAGGCGGTGGTTCTATTCGTATACATGATAAGGATATGCAAGCAACCATGTTCAAGCACTTAGGCTTTACTCCTGAAGAAGCAAAAGCACAATTCGGTTTCTTAATGGATGCATTCCAATACGGTGCACCACCACATGGCGGACTAGCATTTGGTTTGGATAGACTTGTATCTATTTTAGGCGGACAAGAAACGATTAGGGATTTCATTGCCTTCCCTAAAAATAATAGCGGTAGAGATGTCATGATCGATGCCCCTGCCCCAATTGATAATGAGCAATTGAAAGAATTGAACTTGAAGTTGGATATTCAAGAATAA
- a CDS encoding 1-deoxy-D-xylulose-5-phosphate synthase codes for MKSILEHINSPNDLKSLKGKDLEQLAVELREFIIDIVSVKEGHLGASLGVVELTIALHYVFNTPTDKLIWDVGHQAYGHKILTGRKNIFNTNRQLGGISGFPKMQESEYDAFGTGHSSTSISALLGMALAAQLQGKFQRQHIAVIGDASIASGMAFEGLNHAGVTNANILVVLNDNAMGIDPSVGALKKYLTNVKIGTAKEENIFECLNFNYSGPIDGHDLYGLAKELERLKHIEGPKLLHVITTKGKGLQKAEENQVTYHAPGKFNKQTGELQKKTNVAQPPKFQDVFGKTLVELALKNEKIVGITPAMPTGSSLKFMMEAIPDRAFDVGIAEQHAVTLAAGMATDGLVVFCNIYSTFLQRAYDQVIHDVAIQNLPVIFCLDRAGLVGEDGPTHHGVFDISYLRCIPNLIIFSPLNEIELRNIMYTAQLGLDHPIAIRYPRGRGNLIDWQAPMKKLAIGKARVLKEGTKIAILSTGPIGNMASNLQSELDQHTAIAHYDFPFIKPLDAILLKEILQKYEHIITLEDGSAVGGFGSAVLEFANNVGIHKIIKIFGIPDVFITHGATEKLYINAGIDKMSVKQYVQQFL; via the coding sequence TTGAAATCGATACTAGAACATATCAATTCACCCAACGACCTTAAATCTTTAAAAGGAAAAGATTTGGAACAATTGGCTGTTGAACTACGTGAGTTTATAATTGACATTGTTTCGGTTAAAGAGGGTCATTTAGGTGCCAGTTTAGGTGTTGTAGAATTGACCATTGCACTACACTATGTTTTTAACACACCTACAGACAAGCTAATTTGGGATGTTGGACACCAAGCCTACGGTCATAAAATACTGACCGGTAGAAAAAATATTTTTAATACCAATAGACAGTTAGGCGGCATAAGTGGCTTTCCAAAAATGCAAGAAAGCGAATATGATGCTTTTGGCACGGGGCATAGCTCCACTTCTATTTCTGCTCTGTTAGGTATGGCTTTAGCTGCCCAATTACAAGGTAAATTTCAAAGACAACATATTGCCGTTATTGGAGATGCTTCTATAGCCAGCGGTATGGCTTTTGAAGGATTAAACCATGCCGGTGTTACCAATGCGAATATTCTAGTGGTTCTCAATGACAATGCCATGGGAATCGACCCAAGTGTTGGTGCATTAAAAAAATACTTGACCAACGTAAAAATTGGCACTGCAAAAGAAGAGAATATTTTTGAGTGCCTTAATTTCAATTACTCAGGTCCTATAGACGGTCATGACTTGTACGGTTTGGCAAAAGAATTAGAACGTTTAAAGCATATTGAAGGTCCTAAATTGCTACACGTAATCACCACGAAAGGAAAAGGGTTGCAAAAGGCAGAGGAAAATCAGGTTACCTATCATGCGCCCGGTAAATTTAATAAGCAAACGGGTGAACTACAAAAGAAAACAAACGTTGCCCAACCACCCAAGTTTCAAGATGTATTTGGTAAGACATTAGTTGAACTTGCCCTAAAGAATGAAAAAATAGTAGGTATAACTCCCGCAATGCCAACAGGCAGTTCTTTAAAATTTATGATGGAAGCTATACCCGATAGGGCTTTTGACGTTGGCATCGCAGAACAGCACGCGGTAACGTTGGCTGCAGGTATGGCTACTGACGGTTTGGTCGTATTCTGTAATATCTACTCTACATTTTTACAACGTGCCTATGATCAGGTTATACATGATGTAGCTATACAAAATTTACCAGTAATTTTCTGCTTAGATCGTGCAGGATTGGTGGGTGAAGACGGACCAACGCATCACGGTGTTTTTGATATTTCTTATTTAAGATGCATACCAAATCTAATTATATTTTCACCGCTAAATGAAATTGAGCTACGCAATATAATGTATACCGCACAATTAGGTTTAGACCATCCTATAGCCATCAGGTATCCACGTGGCAGAGGTAATTTAATAGATTGGCAAGCACCAATGAAAAAACTAGCTATTGGAAAAGCGAGAGTTTTAAAAGAAGGAACCAAAATTGCCATTTTAAGTACAGGCCCAATAGGAAATATGGCATCAAATTTGCAGTCAGAATTAGATCAACATACAGCAATTGCTCATTATGATTTTCCATTTATTAAACCGCTGGATGCCATTTTATTAAAAGAAATCTTACAGAAATACGAGCATATTATTACGCTTGAAGATGGCTCAGCTGTTGGTGGATTTGGTAGTGCCGTGTTAGAATTTGCAAATAATGTTGGAATCCACAAAATAATTAAGATATTTGGTATTCCTGATGTCTTTATAACACACGGTGCTACCGAAAAACTGTATATAAACGCAGGGATAGATAAGATGTCCGTAAAACAATATGTACAACAATTTCTATGA
- a CDS encoding tetratricopeptide repeat protein, whose translation MEKWSKLFLSGFTFLLFISCGKSDNVKDPRTLAEERFEDAAFYMQGSVAFQNGIAEAVAIDPTYEPGVYELSVADLKRGLPHKWLPQYNKAAALNPEQRIPWRGYLYLWFYRDYEKAIADFNASDTLTPYLDYPQGHSVDFWRGIAYLGAKDYENSIAFWDKHITKETEDSGEDWVELEAFLYRGIAYYEADNSKKANKNFDKVIQYFTSSADAKYYKAQLLLNEGDKKTALNMIDDAIVDFNNGYYNNRGYVETLRQIYLEDLEELKSKIIASN comes from the coding sequence ATGGAAAAGTGGTCGAAATTATTCCTTAGTGGCTTTACATTCTTGTTATTTATTTCCTGTGGAAAGAGTGACAACGTAAAAGACCCAAGAACCCTAGCCGAAGAAAGGTTTGAAGATGCTGCATTTTATATGCAAGGCTCAGTTGCTTTTCAAAATGGTATAGCTGAAGCTGTAGCTATAGACCCAACATATGAACCTGGGGTTTATGAACTATCAGTAGCCGACCTAAAACGTGGATTACCACACAAATGGCTACCTCAATATAATAAAGCAGCAGCATTAAATCCTGAACAACGAATTCCATGGCGAGGTTATCTCTACTTGTGGTTCTACAGAGATTACGAAAAAGCCATTGCAGATTTTAACGCATCAGATACGCTAACTCCGTATTTAGACTATCCACAAGGACATAGTGTCGATTTTTGGCGTGGCATTGCGTATTTAGGAGCAAAAGATTATGAGAATTCAATTGCATTTTGGGACAAGCACATTACCAAGGAAACTGAAGATTCTGGTGAAGATTGGGTAGAACTTGAAGCATTTCTCTATAGGGGTATAGCCTATTATGAAGCTGATAATAGTAAAAAAGCAAATAAGAATTTTGACAAAGTTATTCAGTACTTTACCAGCTCTGCAGATGCTAAATATTACAAAGCACAGCTACTATTAAATGAAGGAGATAAAAAGACAGCTTTAAACATGATTGATGATGCCATTGTAGATTTCAACAACGGCTATTATAATAACAGAGGTTATGTAGAAACCCTACGCCAAATTTATCTTGAAGATTTAGAAGAGCTTAAATCAAAAATCATAGCCAGTAATTAA
- a CDS encoding nucleoside deaminase translates to MVLPYDDTYFMKKALQEAEYALEAGEVPVGAVIVVQDRIIARAHNLTEKLNDVTAHAEMQAITSAANFLGGKYLKDCTLYVTLEPCQMCAGALYWSQIGKIVYGATDEQRGCGVMGTTLHPKTKILGGVLEDEAASLLLQFFAKKRK, encoded by the coding sequence ATGGTTTTACCTTACGATGATACTTATTTTATGAAAAAGGCGCTACAAGAGGCAGAGTACGCCCTCGAAGCTGGCGAAGTACCTGTAGGTGCGGTAATCGTAGTACAGGATAGAATCATTGCAAGAGCCCATAACCTTACCGAAAAACTGAACGATGTAACCGCACATGCAGAAATGCAGGCAATTACTTCGGCCGCAAATTTTTTAGGTGGAAAATATTTAAAGGACTGTACGCTTTACGTAACCTTAGAGCCATGCCAAATGTGTGCAGGAGCGTTATATTGGAGCCAGATCGGTAAAATCGTTTATGGCGCTACAGATGAACAGCGTGGGTGCGGAGTTATGGGAACTACATTACATCCTAAAACCAAAATATTAGGTGGTGTTTTAGAAGATGAAGCTGCAAGTTTATTGCTTCAGTTTTTTGCAAAAAAAAGAAAATAG
- a CDS encoding deoxyguanosinetriphosphate triphosphohydrolase: MNWEQLLSLRRQGDKNKRLRNEQDETRLGFDVDYDRIIFSSAFRSLQDKTQVIPLSKTDFVHTRLTHSLEVSVVGRSLGRLAGKKIIEKHPYLKEIHGYKFNDFGGIVAAAALAHDIGNPPFGHSGEKAIGEYFKTGNGLRFKELLSKEEYQDIIDFEGNANGFRLLTQDRAGVSGGLRLSYATLGAFMKYPKESLPKKPTNHICDKKFGFFQSEKHIFEGVAEDLGLQSRSTDGTISYGRHPLTFLVEAADDICYTIIDFEDGINLGLISEDYALEYLIKLVKDTINTNKYNSLEYMEDRLSYLRALAINTLIQDAVSIFIENEESILNGTFEVSLLEKSKFKAQIEDIISLSVQKIYQSQEVVEKEIAGYTIISDILDVYIDALIGKKNNNASNYHKLILRTLPGFYQDTNVSLYQIVLNTCCYVASLSDSAAVHMHNKIKGKTL, translated from the coding sequence ATGAATTGGGAGCAATTACTTTCTTTAAGAAGACAGGGAGATAAGAATAAAAGGTTACGAAATGAACAAGATGAAACCCGTTTAGGGTTCGATGTTGATTATGACCGGATTATATTTTCTTCCGCATTTAGAAGTCTTCAGGATAAGACCCAAGTAATACCACTTTCAAAAACCGATTTTGTACATACTAGACTGACCCATAGTCTTGAAGTTTCTGTGGTAGGAAGAAGTTTAGGCAGGTTGGCAGGGAAAAAAATAATTGAAAAACACCCTTATCTAAAAGAAATTCACGGGTATAAATTCAATGATTTTGGAGGTATTGTAGCCGCGGCAGCTTTAGCACATGATATAGGAAACCCTCCTTTTGGTCATAGTGGTGAAAAAGCAATTGGCGAATATTTTAAAACCGGGAACGGATTAAGGTTTAAGGAACTACTTTCCAAAGAGGAATACCAAGATATTATAGATTTTGAGGGGAATGCTAACGGATTTCGATTATTGACCCAGGATAGGGCAGGAGTTTCTGGCGGTCTGCGTTTAAGCTACGCTACACTAGGTGCTTTTATGAAATACCCTAAGGAGTCATTACCAAAAAAACCAACGAACCATATTTGCGATAAAAAGTTTGGGTTTTTTCAAAGTGAGAAACACATTTTTGAAGGTGTTGCAGAAGATTTAGGTCTGCAAAGTAGAAGTACCGATGGAACTATTTCTTACGGTAGGCATCCGCTAACATTTTTAGTTGAGGCAGCAGATGATATCTGTTATACCATTATAGACTTTGAAGATGGTATAAACCTTGGGTTAATATCAGAAGATTATGCTCTTGAATACTTAATAAAATTGGTTAAAGATACTATAAATACCAATAAGTATAATTCTTTGGAATACATGGAAGATAGGCTTAGTTATTTACGTGCCCTAGCCATAAACACACTGATCCAAGATGCTGTTTCTATATTTATCGAGAACGAAGAAAGTATTTTGAACGGTACTTTTGAAGTCTCACTATTGGAGAAAAGCAAATTTAAAGCTCAAATTGAAGATATCATAAGCTTGAGTGTTCAGAAAATATATCAATCTCAAGAAGTAGTTGAAAAAGAGATAGCTGGTTATACCATTATTTCTGATATTCTAGATGTATATATAGATGCTTTGATTGGTAAGAAAAACAACAATGCCTCTAACTACCATAAACTTATTTTAAGAACCTTGCCCGGATTTTATCAAGATACGAATGTATCATTGTATCAAATTGTTTTGAATACATGCTGTTATGTTGCAAGCCTATCTGATAGTGCTGCAGTACATATGCACAATAAAATTAAAGGTAAAACACTTTAG
- a CDS encoding chloride channel protein: MPIQANNLLKRIYKWRYKNISQKTFIYILSVVVGLLAGLASVTLKNITYFIEASLEKGIIFSSNQLYFILPIIGLTLVYLYVKYIHKEKLNHAVSSILFSLSKNKGHIDVKQVYTQLIIAPLTVGFGGSVGLLGPAVATGAAISSNLGRLFHINSKTRSLLIACASAGAISSIFQSPIAAIIFAVEVFSMDLTMISMLPLLLASISGVLTSYFFMGNEVLLNFSNTEPFEIKDTLFYILLGVGTAIASIYFTKMYFRIVNLFKPLKSPKYRLLVGGLAIGIMLYMIPPLYGEGFSFINYLLIGDHITALGKTPFDTYTNNIWIVIALLIGITIFKAVAMTTTLAAGGAGGIFIPTMVMGSALGNVVAKIINNSGLGFSVSESNFTLIGMAGLIAGVQHAPLTAIFLIAEITGGYALFVPLMITASISYLITKNTVDYTIYTRELAESGDLLTHDKDQAVLTLMDLESVIETNFKIVHPEMTLGEMLHDSVAKSTRNIFPVVDENQRFLGIILLDDIREFMFDTKLYNTTKVETFTHKAPDHIYYGLDSMQIVMQKFQDSGAWNLPVVKNGKYMGFVSKSKLLTAYRRELIRFTK; the protein is encoded by the coding sequence ATGCCCATTCAAGCGAACAACCTTTTAAAGCGTATTTATAAGTGGAGATATAAGAACATCTCCCAAAAGACCTTTATATATATTTTAAGTGTAGTTGTAGGGCTTTTAGCCGGCTTGGCATCCGTTACCCTTAAAAACATAACCTACTTCATTGAGGCATCGCTTGAAAAAGGAATTATATTCTCTAGCAATCAACTGTATTTCATCCTCCCTATTATCGGTCTTACATTGGTATATCTTTATGTAAAATACATTCATAAAGAGAAACTTAATCATGCCGTATCCTCTATTCTGTTTTCTTTATCTAAAAACAAAGGCCACATAGATGTAAAGCAAGTATACACCCAACTTATTATTGCTCCGTTAACTGTAGGTTTTGGTGGATCTGTAGGGTTGTTAGGACCTGCTGTTGCAACGGGCGCAGCTATAAGTTCAAATCTAGGACGCCTGTTTCATATCAATTCAAAAACTCGTTCCCTGTTAATTGCTTGCGCTTCGGCAGGCGCTATATCCTCCATATTTCAATCGCCCATTGCGGCCATAATTTTCGCCGTAGAAGTATTTAGTATGGATCTTACCATGATATCCATGTTACCCTTATTACTAGCTTCCATAAGCGGTGTGCTTACTTCCTACTTTTTCATGGGAAATGAGGTTTTATTAAATTTTTCCAATACAGAACCCTTTGAAATTAAAGACACCTTATTCTATATTCTTTTAGGGGTTGGCACTGCGATAGCATCTATCTATTTTACCAAAATGTACTTTAGAATCGTAAACCTCTTTAAACCATTAAAAAGTCCGAAATACCGCCTTTTAGTTGGTGGTTTAGCTATAGGCATTATGCTATATATGATCCCGCCTTTATATGGTGAAGGGTTTTCCTTTATAAACTACTTGCTTATAGGTGACCACATTACTGCTTTAGGCAAAACTCCTTTTGATACCTACACAAACAACATCTGGATTGTAATTGCCCTATTAATAGGTATTACCATTTTTAAGGCTGTTGCCATGACCACTACACTGGCTGCAGGTGGTGCTGGTGGTATTTTTATCCCAACCATGGTAATGGGTAGTGCTTTAGGTAATGTAGTTGCCAAGATTATCAATAATTCTGGACTAGGGTTTTCAGTATCAGAGAGTAACTTTACGTTAATTGGTATGGCCGGTCTTATTGCTGGAGTACAACATGCCCCATTAACCGCTATTTTCTTAATTGCGGAAATCACTGGTGGTTATGCTTTATTTGTTCCTCTGATGATTACGGCATCTATATCATACCTTATCACTAAAAACACGGTAGATTACACTATTTACACGAGAGAGCTAGCTGAAAGTGGCGATTTATTGACCCATGATAAAGACCAAGCTGTTCTTACGCTAATGGACCTAGAATCTGTAATTGAAACTAATTTTAAAATTGTGCATCCAGAGATGACTTTAGGTGAAATGTTACATGATTCCGTTGCAAAATCTACCAGGAACATTTTTCCCGTAGTTGATGAAAATCAGCGGTTTTTGGGCATTATTCTTTTAGATGATATTAGAGAATTTATGTTCGATACCAAATTGTACAACACCACAAAGGTGGAAACCTTTACGCATAAAGCCCCAGATCATATTTATTACGGGTTGGATAGTATGCAGATTGTCATGCAAAAATTTCAAGATAGTGGCGCGTGGAATTTACCCGTTGTTAAAAATGGAAAATACATGGGTTTTGTATCTAAATCAAAATTATTGACCGCTTACAGAAGAGAATTGATACGTTTTACCAAATAA
- a CDS encoding cold-shock protein: protein MIGTVKFYNESKGYGFITNEETGKDIFVHATALHGTEIREGDKVSYEEEEGRKGTVAGQVQVL from the coding sequence ATGATTGGTACCGTCAAATTTTACAATGAATCTAAAGGTTATGGATTTATAACCAATGAAGAAACTGGAAAAGATATTTTTGTTCATGCCACCGCTTTACACGGCACGGAAATTAGAGAAGGTGATAAAGTGAGCTACGAAGAGGAAGAAGGAAGAAAAGGCACAGTTGCCGGACAAGTACAAGTACTATAA